The DNA sequence TGAGCAATAAGCGCACAATCAGAGAAGTAGCAGAAATGGCAATGCAGGCGGAAATGGTTTGCCGTATGTGGGAAGACCACCCGCACCAGATGACTAACGGGGAAGTATCAGCACTGGCGGCATTAATCGGGTGTTTAACAGGTAATGTGGCGGCGTGGCTGATTGAAAAACAAGAGAAACAAGAGGGGGAGCTATGAAAATAATCTCGCTTGGTGACGCAGGGTGCCGGGTAAGACTGGTTCAGGCTCTTATTTCCGTTTGGCTTGAAGCTGACCCGCAGTTATTTACAGGAACAGGGTTCACGGCTTACCTGGTGGGAGCAATTGAGACATTGCTTGATGGAGTGCCGGAAGCAATAGAGGAAGCTGACGAGGATACGTCATTGCCAGCAACAAAATCAGCCAGCCAGAGAAGAGGTGTCGCTCATGGGTAATATTTTCGTGTTAAGCAGTATAAAAAACGCCCATATCGAGGCTACCCCTTTCGGCGTAAATGTTTCCGAGCTTTCTGATTCTGGGCTGTATGAGCATGTAGCGTTATTCAGTTATGAGGATGTAATCAGGCGGCTTGAAGCTGGCGAGTTTGACGGCAAAAGCGAAGAGGCAAAGATAATTCGCGCCCTTGTTGTCGGGTT is a window from the Erwinia sp. genome containing:
- a CDS encoding hypothetical protein (ID:JIFNMEKO_00612;~source:Prodigal:2.6); its protein translation is MSNKRTIREVAEMAMQAEMVCRMWEDHPHQMTNGEVSALAALIGCLTGNVAAWLIEKQEKQEGEL
- a CDS encoding hypothetical protein (ID:JIFNMEKO_00613;~source:Prodigal:2.6) is translated as MKIISLGDAGCRVRLVQALISVWLEADPQLFTGTGFTAYLVGAIETLLDGVPEAIEEADEDTSLPATKSASQRRGVAHG